One Pseudomonas brassicacearum genomic region harbors:
- a CDS encoding murein transglycosylase A → MNSRFKTWHKGLALTLPLIALLAGCNRGDKVEKPQTHALATYVSAPWEALPSVSDEDLLAGFGSWRSACTRLKVDATWGPTCAAATNVPQTAAAVRDFLKQNLDVYGLRSGDNSPNGLITGYYEPVYPGSLKQTATANVPVYGVPDDMIIVALDSIYPELKGKRLRGRLEGRVLKPYDDAATIETNGVKAPVIAWLTDPMNLQFLQIQGSGRIRLNDGRLLRIGYADQNGHPYRPIGRWLVEQGELKKEDVTMGTISAWAKANPNRIPELLGSNPSYVFFNRNPDSNEGPRGSLNVPLTAGYSVAVDRKVIPLGSLLWLSTTRPDGSALNRPVAAQDTGGAIAGEVRADLFWGTGEAAGQLAGDMKQQGQIWMLWPKGVALPQVPQVANAVSANP, encoded by the coding sequence ATGAACAGCCGCTTCAAGACCTGGCACAAAGGCTTGGCATTGACCCTACCGTTGATCGCGCTGCTGGCCGGCTGCAATCGCGGCGACAAGGTCGAAAAGCCGCAGACACACGCCCTCGCCACTTATGTCAGCGCGCCGTGGGAAGCCTTGCCGTCGGTATCCGATGAAGACCTGCTGGCCGGCTTCGGCTCCTGGCGCAGCGCTTGCACCCGGCTCAAGGTCGATGCGACCTGGGGACCCACCTGCGCCGCAGCGACCAATGTGCCGCAGACCGCAGCAGCCGTACGCGATTTCCTCAAACAGAACCTGGACGTTTATGGCCTGCGCTCGGGGGACAACAGCCCCAACGGGCTGATCACCGGCTACTACGAGCCAGTCTACCCCGGCAGCCTCAAACAGACCGCCACCGCGAACGTCCCGGTGTACGGCGTGCCGGACGACATGATCATCGTGGCGCTGGACAGTATCTACCCCGAACTCAAGGGCAAACGCCTGCGCGGTCGCCTCGAAGGCCGGGTGCTCAAGCCCTACGACGACGCGGCCACCATCGAAACCAACGGGGTGAAGGCACCGGTGATTGCCTGGCTGACCGACCCGATGAACCTGCAGTTCTTGCAGATCCAGGGCTCGGGACGCATCCGGCTCAATGACGGCCGCCTGTTGCGCATCGGCTATGCCGACCAGAATGGCCATCCTTACCGGCCCATCGGGCGCTGGCTGGTGGAACAGGGCGAATTGAAGAAAGAAGACGTGACCATGGGCACCATCAGCGCCTGGGCCAAGGCCAACCCGAACCGGATTCCCGAGCTGCTGGGCAGCAACCCCAGCTACGTGTTTTTCAACCGCAACCCTGACAGCAACGAAGGCCCACGAGGCTCGCTGAATGTGCCGCTGACCGCCGGCTACAGCGTGGCGGTGGACCGCAAGGTGATTCCGCTGGGCAGCCTGCTGTGGCTATCCACGACGCGCCCCGATGGCAGCGCATTGAACCGGCCGGTCGCCGCCCAGGACACCGGTGGTGCGATTGCCGGCGAAGTCCGGGCGGACCTGTTCTGGGGCACGGGCGAGGCGGCGGGGCAATTGGCCGGGGACATGAAGCAACAGGGCCAGATCTGGATGCTGTGGCCCAAGGGCGTGGCGTTGCCGCAAGTGCCGCAGGTGGCGAATGCGGTCAGTGCCAACCCCTAA
- a CDS encoding MAPEG family protein, with protein sequence MTVALWCVLIAFLLPYLCIGIAKAGGKYRLQDNHDPRDFLDSLEGAPRRAYAAQLNSFEISPFFAAAVIVAHLAGNAELVTINVLAVLFITSRLLYIICYLADWAILRSLVWFVGVGLVLSFFFVSV encoded by the coding sequence ATGACGGTTGCCCTGTGGTGTGTGTTGATTGCTTTTCTCCTGCCTTACCTGTGTATCGGGATCGCCAAGGCCGGTGGGAAATACCGGCTGCAAGATAACCACGACCCGCGGGATTTTCTGGACTCGCTCGAAGGCGCTCCCCGACGTGCCTACGCCGCGCAACTGAACAGCTTTGAAATCAGCCCGTTTTTTGCCGCCGCCGTGATCGTCGCGCACCTGGCCGGCAATGCCGAGCTGGTGACCATCAATGTGCTGGCGGTATTGTTCATCACCAGTCGCCTGCTCTACATCATTTGCTATCTGGCGGACTGGGCGATCCTGCGTTCGCTGGTGTGGTTCGTGGGGGTGGGGTTGGTGCTGAGTTTCTTCTTTGTTTCGGTCTGA
- a CDS encoding EamA family transporter: protein MLATVLVLVAALLHAAWNTLIKFSGERLLVVACMDSVALLFVALALGFVALPPLDIWPWILASAAFELLYRYLLIQAYRVGDLGLVYPLMRGLSPLVVLALTFIFAGEALTTQQILGILLIPFGMLCLLWQGGGGARLPWSMLPVVALIGLCIGCYTFIDGHALRRWSHPLDYLVWVTLLSAWPFPLLALVSKRPAFMRFWHEQWRLGLAVGFCVLFSYALVLWAMQLGSIAEAAALREISVILVVLFGMRYLKEPFGRPRLLACGLVLLGMLVMKA, encoded by the coding sequence GTGCTTGCAACGGTCTTGGTATTGGTAGCGGCGCTGTTGCATGCGGCGTGGAATACGCTGATCAAGTTCAGCGGCGAGCGTTTGCTGGTGGTGGCTTGCATGGACAGCGTGGCGTTGCTGTTCGTCGCCTTGGCCCTGGGCTTCGTGGCGCTGCCACCGTTGGATATCTGGCCGTGGATCCTGGCATCGGCGGCGTTTGAGCTGTTGTATCGCTATTTGCTGATCCAGGCGTATCGGGTCGGTGACCTGGGGCTGGTCTATCCGCTGATGCGTGGCCTGTCGCCGCTGGTGGTGCTGGCCCTGACCTTTATCTTTGCCGGTGAAGCGCTGACGACCCAGCAGATCCTCGGCATCCTGCTGATCCCGTTCGGCATGCTCTGTCTGTTGTGGCAGGGCGGTGGTGGGGCGCGGCTGCCCTGGTCGATGCTGCCGGTGGTGGCGCTGATCGGCCTGTGCATCGGTTGCTACACCTTTATTGACGGCCATGCCTTGCGGCGTTGGTCCCATCCGCTGGACTACCTGGTCTGGGTCACGCTGCTCAGCGCCTGGCCCTTCCCCTTGCTGGCGTTGGTGAGCAAACGACCGGCGTTCATGCGGTTCTGGCACGAACAGTGGCGGCTGGGGTTGGCGGTCGGATTCTGCGTATTGTTCAGCTACGCTCTGGTGCTATGGGCCATGCAACTGGGCTCGATCGCCGAAGCGGCGGCACTGCGGGAGATCAGCGTGATCCTGGTGGTGCTGTTCGGCATGCGCTACCTGAAAGAACCTTTTGGCCGGCCGCGGCTCTTAGCCTGCGGGCTGGTGCTGCTTGGCATGCTGGTGATGAAAGCCTGA
- a CDS encoding MFS transporter has protein sequence MPLALLALAVAAFGIGTTEFVIMGLLPDVARDLAVSIPQAGLLITGYALGVVFGAPILAIGTANMPRKATLLGMTLMFILGNVLCALAPNYTTLMAARVITALCHGAFFGIGSVVAAGLVAPNKRAQAIAMMFTGLTLANVLGVPLGTALGQYAGWRSTFWAVSVIGVIAAIAQWVWLPREIPMEKANLASEFKVLGKANVLLALGMSVLASTSLFSVFTYIAPILQDITGVSPHGITVMLLLFGVGLTAGSFLGGRLADRRLLPSLVGMALAVVLVLAAFSQTSQSVIPAAITLVLWGIFAFALCPILQLLIIDQAFEAPNLGSTLNQSAFNLGNAAGAWMGGLVVASGADLADLPWTGAAVGGLTTLTALFYIYRQRRLAAVAV, from the coding sequence ATGCCACTCGCCTTGCTTGCTTTGGCCGTTGCCGCTTTCGGCATCGGCACGACTGAATTCGTCATCATGGGGCTGCTGCCCGATGTCGCCCGCGACCTGGCGGTGAGCATTCCCCAGGCCGGACTGCTGATCACCGGCTACGCCCTGGGCGTGGTGTTTGGCGCGCCGATCCTGGCCATCGGCACCGCCAACATGCCGCGCAAGGCTACGCTGCTGGGCATGACGCTGATGTTCATCCTCGGCAACGTACTCTGTGCCCTGGCGCCAAACTACACCACACTGATGGCTGCCCGGGTCATCACAGCCCTGTGTCACGGTGCCTTCTTTGGCATCGGCTCGGTGGTGGCGGCCGGTCTGGTAGCGCCAAACAAACGGGCCCAGGCGATTGCAATGATGTTCACCGGCCTGACCCTGGCCAACGTGTTGGGCGTACCGTTGGGCACAGCCCTGGGCCAATACGCCGGCTGGCGCTCGACCTTCTGGGCGGTGTCGGTCATCGGCGTAATAGCGGCCATTGCCCAATGGGTCTGGCTGCCCAGGGAAATCCCCATGGAAAAAGCCAACCTGGCCAGCGAGTTCAAGGTCCTGGGCAAGGCCAATGTATTGCTGGCCCTGGGCATGAGCGTGCTGGCCTCCACCAGCCTGTTCAGCGTGTTCACCTACATCGCGCCGATCCTGCAAGACATCACCGGCGTCAGTCCCCATGGCATCACCGTCATGCTGCTGTTGTTCGGTGTCGGCCTGACGGCGGGTAGCTTCCTCGGCGGACGCCTGGCCGACCGGCGCCTGTTGCCTTCACTGGTGGGCATGGCCCTGGCCGTGGTGCTGGTGCTCGCCGCGTTCAGCCAAACCAGCCAGTCGGTGATTCCGGCGGCGATCACCCTGGTGTTGTGGGGTATTTTCGCCTTTGCCTTGTGCCCGATCCTGCAACTGCTGATCATCGACCAGGCTTTTGAGGCGCCAAACCTCGGCTCGACCCTGAACCAGAGCGCCTTCAATCTCGGCAACGCGGCCGGGGCTTGGATGGGTGGGTTGGTGGTGGCCAGTGGGGCTGACCTGGCGGACCTACCATGGACTGGGGCCGCTGTCGGCGGCCTGACGACGTTGACGGCGTTGTTCTATATCTACCGACAACGGCGCTTGGCGGCAGTCGCTGTTTAA
- a CDS encoding formate/nitrite transporter family protein yields MDTHEEGKTPDLSAQEQHEVDRNQPPRAAVLHEIIRTQGNQELERSIAALWWSALAAGLTMGLSLMAMGLLNSRLPDHEGFKVIASFGYCAGFLAVILARQQLFTENTLTAVLPIMSKPTLGNFGRLLRLWGVVLVGNLCGTLLVAYVMLHLPIFDQRTDQAFLEIGRKVMENDTGQMFAKGIISGWMIATMVWMIPSMESAKMWIIILITYLMALGDFTHIVVGSAEVSYLVFAGQLPWEDFWMVFAGPTLAGNIVGGSFIFALISHAQIRSEVGQPKDNPAKAAKQPIDSE; encoded by the coding sequence ATGGACACCCACGAAGAAGGCAAGACCCCTGATCTTTCGGCTCAGGAACAGCATGAAGTCGACCGCAACCAGCCGCCGCGGGCTGCGGTGCTGCATGAAATCATCCGGACCCAGGGTAATCAGGAACTGGAGCGCAGTATCGCCGCGCTCTGGTGGTCGGCCCTGGCCGCCGGCTTGACCATGGGCCTGTCGTTGATGGCGATGGGTTTACTCAACTCCCGGCTGCCCGACCACGAAGGCTTCAAGGTGATCGCCAGTTTCGGTTACTGCGCCGGCTTTCTCGCGGTGATCCTCGCCCGCCAGCAGCTATTCACCGAAAACACCCTGACCGCTGTGCTGCCGATCATGAGTAAACCCACCCTGGGCAACTTCGGTCGACTATTGCGGCTCTGGGGCGTGGTGCTGGTAGGCAACCTGTGTGGCACCTTGTTGGTGGCTTACGTGATGCTGCACCTGCCGATTTTTGACCAGCGCACTGACCAGGCCTTTCTGGAAATCGGGCGCAAGGTCATGGAAAACGACACCGGCCAGATGTTCGCCAAGGGCATCATTTCCGGCTGGATGATCGCCACCATGGTCTGGATGATCCCGTCCATGGAAAGCGCCAAGATGTGGATCATCATCCTCATCACCTACCTGATGGCGCTCGGGGACTTCACCCACATTGTCGTCGGCTCGGCCGAAGTGTCGTATCTGGTCTTTGCCGGGCAGTTGCCGTGGGAGGACTTTTGGATGGTGTTCGCCGGGCCGACGTTGGCAGGCAATATTGTCGGCGGGAGCTTTATCTTTGCCTTGATCAGTCATGCGCAGATTCGCAGCGAAGTAGGCCAGCCCAAGGATAATCCTGCAAAAGCGGCAAAGCAGCCCATCGACTCGGAGTAG
- a CDS encoding acyl-CoA thioesterase, with translation MNFHTRKWVKPEDLNPNGTLFGGSLLRWIDEEAAIYAIVQLGNQRVVTKYISEINFVSASRQGDIIELGITATEFGRTSITLTCEVRNKITRKSILTVEKMVFVNLGEDGLPAPHGQTEIKYVKDQFKDDVVE, from the coding sequence ATGAATTTCCACACCCGCAAATGGGTCAAGCCCGAAGACCTCAACCCCAACGGTACGCTGTTCGGCGGCAGCCTGTTGCGCTGGATCGACGAAGAAGCGGCGATCTATGCCATCGTCCAGCTCGGCAACCAGCGCGTGGTCACCAAGTACATCTCGGAAATCAACTTTGTCAGTGCTTCGCGCCAGGGCGACATCATCGAGCTGGGCATCACCGCCACCGAGTTTGGCCGCACCTCCATCACCCTGACTTGCGAGGTGCGCAACAAAATCACCCGCAAGAGCATCCTGACCGTGGAAAAAATGGTTTTCGTCAATCTCGGCGAAGACGGCTTGCCGGCGCCTCATGGGCAGACCGAGATCAAGTACGTCAAGGATCAGTTCAAGGATGATGTCGTCGAGTGA
- the ahcY gene encoding adenosylhomocysteinase produces the protein MSAVITPATFTDYKVADMSLAAWGRREIIIAESEMPALMGLRRKYAGEQPLKGAKILGCIHMTIQTAVLIETLIALGAEVRWSSCNIFSTQDQAAAAIAAAGIPVFAWKGETEQEYEWCLEQTILKDGQPWATNMILDDGGDLTELLHKKYPAVLEKVHGVTEETTTGVHRLLDMLAKGELKIPAINVNDSVTKSKNDNKYGCRHSLNDAIKRGTDHLLSGKQALVIGYGDVGKGSAQSLRQEGMIVKVSEVDPICAMQACMDGFELVSPFIDGINDGTEASIDKALLGKIDLIVTTTGNVNVCDANMLKALKKRAVVCNIGHFDNEIDTAFMRKNWAWEEVKPQVHKVHRTGTGSFDPQNDDYLILLAEGRLVNLGNATGHPSRIMDGSFANQVLAQIFLFGQKYADLSPAQKAERLTVEVLPKKLDEEVALEMVRGFGGVVTQLTKQQADYIGVTVEGPFKPHAYRY, from the coding sequence ATGAGCGCTGTTATCACGCCTGCCACTTTTACTGACTACAAAGTCGCCGATATGTCCCTGGCCGCCTGGGGCCGTCGCGAAATCATCATCGCCGAATCCGAAATGCCAGCCCTGATGGGTCTGCGGCGCAAGTATGCCGGCGAGCAACCGCTCAAGGGCGCGAAGATCCTCGGCTGCATCCACATGACCATCCAGACCGCCGTGCTGATCGAAACCCTGATTGCCCTGGGTGCCGAAGTGCGTTGGTCGTCCTGCAACATTTTCTCGACCCAGGACCAGGCCGCTGCCGCCATTGCCGCTGCCGGCATCCCGGTATTCGCCTGGAAAGGCGAGACTGAGCAAGAGTACGAGTGGTGCCTGGAGCAAACCATCCTCAAGGATGGCCAGCCATGGGCCACCAACATGATCCTCGACGACGGCGGCGACCTGACCGAGCTGCTGCACAAGAAATACCCGGCCGTGCTGGAAAAAGTCCATGGCGTGACCGAAGAAACCACCACCGGCGTCCACCGTCTGCTGGACATGCTGGCCAAGGGCGAGCTGAAGATCCCGGCCATCAACGTCAACGACTCGGTGACCAAGAGCAAGAACGACAACAAATACGGTTGCCGTCACAGCCTCAACGACGCCATCAAGCGCGGCACCGACCACCTGTTGTCCGGCAAGCAGGCGCTGGTGATCGGCTACGGTGACGTGGGCAAGGGTTCGGCCCAGTCCCTGCGCCAGGAAGGCATGATCGTCAAGGTCTCGGAAGTCGACCCGATCTGCGCCATGCAAGCCTGCATGGACGGTTTCGAGCTGGTTTCGCCGTTCATCGACGGGATCAACGACGGCACCGAAGCCAGCATCGACAAGGCATTGCTGGGCAAGATCGACCTGATCGTGACCACCACCGGCAACGTCAATGTCTGTGATGCCAACATGCTCAAGGCCCTGAAAAAGCGCGCTGTGGTCTGCAACATCGGTCACTTCGACAATGAAATCGACACGGCTTTCATGCGCAAGAACTGGGCATGGGAAGAAGTGAAGCCACAGGTCCACAAGGTTCACCGCACCGGCACCGGCAGCTTCGACCCGCAGAACGACGACTACCTGATCCTGTTGGCCGAAGGCCGCCTGGTCAACCTGGGCAACGCCACCGGCCACCCAAGCCGCATCATGGACGGCTCGTTCGCCAACCAGGTCCTGGCCCAGATCTTCCTGTTCGGCCAGAAATATGCCGATCTGTCGCCCGCCCAGAAAGCCGAGCGCCTGACCGTGGAAGTACTGCCCAAGAAACTCGACGAAGAAGTGGCCCTGGAAATGGTCCGCGGTTTCGGCGGCGTGGTTACCCAACTGACCAAGCAGCAGGCTGACTACATCGGCGTGACCGTCGAAGGCCCGTTCAAGCCGCACGCTTACCGCTACTGA
- the metF gene encoding methylenetetrahydrofolate reductase [NAD(P)H] — translation MSQDRRYSFEFFPTKTDAGHEKLIATARQLASYNPDFFSCTYGAGGSTRDRTMNTVLQLESEVKIPAAPHLSCVGDSKDDLRSLLTQYKAAGIKRIVALRGDLPSGMGMASGELRHANDLVEFIREETGEHFHIEVAAYPEMHPQARNFEDDLRNFVRKANAGANSAITQYFFNADSYFYFVERIRKMGVDIPVVPGIMPITNYSKLARFSDACGAEIPRWIRKQLEAYGDDTSSIQSFGQDVITQMCERLLQGGAPGLHFYTLNQAEASLAVWNNLKLPR, via the coding sequence ATGTCCCAAGACCGTCGCTACAGCTTCGAGTTCTTCCCAACGAAGACCGATGCTGGGCATGAAAAACTGATCGCCACTGCCCGTCAGCTGGCGAGCTACAACCCCGATTTCTTCTCCTGCACCTATGGCGCCGGCGGTTCGACCCGAGACCGCACGATGAACACCGTGTTGCAGCTCGAAAGCGAAGTCAAAATCCCGGCCGCCCCCCACCTGTCTTGCGTGGGCGACAGCAAGGACGACCTGCGCAGCTTGCTGACCCAGTACAAGGCGGCAGGCATCAAGCGCATCGTTGCCTTGCGCGGTGACCTGCCCTCGGGCATGGGCATGGCCAGCGGCGAGCTGCGCCATGCCAACGACCTGGTTGAATTCATTCGTGAAGAAACCGGCGAGCACTTCCACATCGAAGTCGCGGCGTACCCGGAAATGCATCCCCAGGCACGTAATTTCGAAGACGACCTGCGCAACTTCGTACGCAAGGCCAACGCCGGCGCCAACAGTGCGATCACCCAGTACTTCTTCAACGCCGACAGCTATTTCTACTTCGTCGAGCGCATACGCAAGATGGGCGTCGACATTCCTGTCGTGCCGGGGATCATGCCGATCACCAACTACAGCAAGCTGGCGCGCTTTTCCGACGCCTGCGGGGCGGAAATCCCACGCTGGATCCGCAAGCAACTGGAAGCCTACGGCGACGATACGTCCAGCATCCAAAGCTTCGGCCAGGACGTTATTACGCAAATGTGTGAGCGTTTGCTCCAAGGTGGTGCGCCGGGGTTGCATTTCTATACGTTGAACCAGGCCGAAGCCAGCCTGGCGGTATGGAACAATCTCAAGCTGCCGCGTTAA
- a CDS encoding transporter substrate-binding domain-containing protein, giving the protein MPVIAQLLTALLLFCLSMAARAEKLRIVTEPWAPYVYEENGKMLGLDYETTAIVFKRLGIDVEWQFLPWKRCLVMLEQGLADGALDIFHSDERDAMLLYPSEPLSEVEFVMFYANARPYPFRTLDDLGGLTVGTSPGYLYSQAFSESSLFKRETAPTHEANFGKLQLGRIDLLITDRRVGRHVLKQMQLGDQITENPMVVSRQSQYLAVRRNAGMDLLVQRFGAELKRFKREPAYAELSARYGADLVTKAAAPYPAPH; this is encoded by the coding sequence ATGCCCGTTATTGCCCAGTTACTCACTGCCCTTCTTCTCTTCTGCCTGAGCATGGCTGCCCGGGCCGAGAAGTTGCGCATTGTCACCGAACCCTGGGCACCTTATGTCTACGAAGAAAACGGCAAGATGCTGGGCCTGGACTACGAAACCACGGCCATTGTGTTCAAACGCCTGGGTATCGATGTGGAATGGCAGTTCCTGCCATGGAAGCGTTGCCTGGTGATGCTGGAACAGGGGCTGGCGGACGGAGCGCTGGACATTTTTCACAGCGACGAACGCGATGCCATGCTGCTCTATCCCAGCGAACCCCTGTCGGAGGTGGAGTTCGTGATGTTCTACGCCAACGCCCGGCCCTATCCGTTTCGCACGCTCGACGACCTGGGCGGCTTGACCGTCGGCACATCGCCCGGCTACCTGTACAGCCAGGCTTTTAGCGAATCGTCCCTGTTCAAGCGTGAAACGGCGCCGACCCACGAAGCCAACTTCGGCAAGTTGCAGCTGGGCCGGATCGACCTGCTCATCACCGACCGCCGGGTGGGCCGGCATGTGCTCAAGCAAATGCAGCTGGGCGACCAGATCACCGAGAATCCGATGGTCGTGAGCCGTCAAAGCCAATACCTGGCAGTACGGCGCAACGCCGGGATGGATTTGCTGGTGCAACGTTTCGGCGCCGAACTCAAGCGTTTCAAGCGCGAACCGGCCTATGCCGAACTCAGTGCCCGCTACGGGGCTGACCTGGTTACCAAAGCAGCGGCGCCCTACCCGGCGCCACACTGA
- a CDS encoding DEAD/DEAH box helicase, translating into MSFASLGLSEALVRAIEAAGYTQPTPVQQRAIPAVLQGRDLMVAAQTGTGKTGGFALPILERLFPNGHPDKSQRHGPRQPRVLVLTPTRELAAQVHESFKVYARDLKFVSACIFGGVGMNPQVQAMSRGVDVLVACPGRLLDLAGQGSVDLSHVEILVLDEADRMLDMGFVHDVKKVLARLPAKRQNLLFSATFSKDITDLAGKLLHNPERIEVTPPNTTVERIEQRVFRLPASHKRALLAHLITAGAWEQVLVFTRTKHGANRLAEYLDKHGLPAVAIHGNKSQNARTKALADFKAGEVRILVATDIAARGLDIDQLPHVVNFELPNVDEDYVHRIGRTGRAGRSGEAISLVAPDEEKLLKSIERMTKQKISDGDLMGFDASTIEAEKPEVRERPDVRNPRNARGPRGDGPNGGGGGGGGRKDKGKDKGKEKSASNSTGRGERPAREQKPREGTPAREQQRPAPRAAADRAPDEFLDDDVDNFGNRVDYVPQQKPAQGRGRRPGAPAQGAGATTGAPRSGQPQGRQNGPRNSNGSSTGTPPAKRSGPRNGAPRDGQARREDTRPRRPARDDQPRQEPAVQAPRGNQPKIMHKESKADRFPTPEQLDQLPSRPRGEKPALLTRNR; encoded by the coding sequence ATGTCCTTTGCTTCCCTCGGTCTCTCCGAGGCTTTAGTCCGCGCCATCGAGGCCGCCGGCTACACCCAGCCTACCCCGGTGCAACAGCGGGCCATTCCCGCCGTGTTGCAAGGTCGTGACCTGATGGTTGCGGCGCAGACAGGCACTGGTAAAACCGGTGGTTTCGCCCTCCCGATCCTGGAGCGGTTGTTCCCCAACGGTCACCCAGACAAATCCCAGCGTCACGGCCCGCGTCAACCGCGCGTACTGGTCCTGACCCCAACCCGCGAACTGGCTGCCCAGGTCCACGAGAGCTTCAAGGTCTATGCTCGCGACCTGAAATTCGTCAGCGCCTGCATTTTCGGCGGCGTCGGCATGAACCCCCAGGTCCAGGCCATGTCCCGTGGCGTCGACGTGCTGGTGGCGTGCCCCGGTCGCTTGCTGGACCTGGCCGGCCAGGGCAGCGTCGATCTGTCCCACGTTGAAATCCTCGTGCTGGACGAAGCCGACCGCATGCTCGACATGGGCTTCGTCCATGACGTGAAGAAAGTGCTGGCCCGCCTGCCTGCCAAACGCCAGAACCTGCTGTTTTCGGCGACGTTCTCCAAGGACATCACCGACCTGGCGGGCAAGCTGCTGCACAACCCGGAACGCATCGAAGTCACGCCGCCGAACACCACGGTCGAGCGCATCGAACAGCGTGTGTTCCGCCTGCCGGCCAGCCACAAGCGTGCCTTGCTGGCGCACCTAATTACCGCTGGTGCCTGGGAACAGGTCCTGGTGTTCACCCGCACCAAGCACGGCGCCAATCGTCTGGCCGAGTACCTGGACAAACACGGCCTGCCGGCCGTGGCGATCCACGGCAACAAGAGCCAGAACGCCCGCACCAAGGCCCTGGCCGACTTCAAGGCCGGCGAAGTGCGCATCCTGGTGGCCACCGACATCGCCGCCCGCGGCCTGGACATCGACCAGTTGCCCCACGTGGTCAACTTCGAGCTGCCTAACGTCGATGAAGACTACGTCCACCGTATCGGCCGTACCGGCCGGGCCGGTCGTTCGGGTGAAGCGATCTCGCTGGTTGCGCCGGACGAAGAGAAACTGCTCAAAAGCATCGAGCGCATGACCAAGCAGAAAATCTCCGACGGCGACCTGATGGGTTTCGATGCCAGCACGATCGAGGCCGAGAAGCCTGAAGTGCGTGAACGTCCGGACGTGCGCAACCCACGCAATGCCCGTGGCCCACGCGGCGACGGCCCGAATGGCGGCGGTGGCGGCGGCGGCGGGCGCAAGGACAAAGGCAAGGATAAGGGCAAGGAAAAATCGGCCAGCAATAGCACTGGTCGTGGCGAACGCCCAGCCCGTGAGCAGAAGCCTCGCGAAGGTACGCCGGCCCGTGAACAGCAGCGTCCGGCACCTCGCGCCGCTGCTGATCGTGCTCCGGACGAGTTCCTGGACGACGATGTCGATAACTTCGGTAACCGTGTCGACTACGTGCCGCAGCAGAAACCGGCCCAAGGGCGCGGCCGTCGCCCAGGTGCCCCGGCACAAGGCGCGGGTGCAACTACAGGCGCACCGCGCAGCGGCCAGCCACAGGGTCGCCAGAACGGTCCACGCAACAGCAACGGCTCGTCCACTGGTACTCCGCCGGCCAAGCGCAGCGGCCCGCGCAATGGCGCCCCTCGCGACGGCCAGGCCCGCCGCGAAGACACCCGCCCGCGCCGCCCGGCCCGTGACGACCAGCCTCGCCAGGAACCCGCCGTGCAGGCTCCGCGTGGCAACCAGCCAAAGATCATGCACAAGGAGTCGAAAGCCGATCGCTTCCCGACACCTGAACAGCTGGATCAACTGCCAAGCCGTCCACGGGGCGAGAAGCCGGCGTTGCTGACACGCAATCGCTGA
- a CDS encoding YceI family protein translates to MLKKTLAALAIGSALLSAGQAMAADYVVDKEGQHAFVDFKISHLGYSYITGTFKDIDGKFSFDAAKPEASKIEFNVNTASVFTNHAERDKHIASADFLNASKFGKATFVSTSVKSTGKNADGKETADVTGDLTLLGVTKPVVVKATFLGEGKDPWGGYRAGFEGTTSIKRSDFGKQKDLGPTSDAVELYVSFEGVKAK, encoded by the coding sequence ATGTTGAAAAAGACGCTCGCCGCCCTGGCAATTGGTTCCGCCCTGCTGTCGGCCGGCCAGGCCATGGCTGCCGACTACGTGGTCGACAAGGAAGGCCAGCACGCCTTCGTCGACTTCAAGATCAGCCACCTGGGCTACAGCTACATCACCGGTACCTTCAAGGACATCGACGGCAAGTTCAGCTTCGACGCCGCCAAGCCTGAAGCCAGCAAGATCGAGTTCAACGTGAATACCGCCAGTGTGTTCACCAACCACGCCGAGCGCGACAAGCACATCGCCAGCGCTGACTTCCTGAACGCCAGCAAGTTCGGCAAGGCCACCTTCGTTTCCACCAGCGTCAAATCCACCGGTAAAAACGCCGATGGCAAAGAAACTGCGGACGTGACCGGTGACCTGACCCTGCTGGGCGTGACCAAGCCGGTCGTGGTCAAGGCCACCTTCCTGGGTGAAGGCAAGGACCCATGGGGCGGCTACCGTGCTGGCTTCGAAGGCACCACCAGCATCAAGCGTTCGGACTTCGGCAAGCAGAAAGACCTGGGCCCAACCTCCGACGCGGTCGAACTGTACGTCTCGTTTGAAGGTGTCAAAGCGAAGTAA